A portion of the Sphaerochaeta pleomorpha str. Grapes genome contains these proteins:
- a CDS encoding dihydrodipicolinate synthase family protein — MMDTSFIKGIVPPIVTPMTKDEKLDEQAFRDQIEWMIEGGITGLLVFGSNGEFYMLEEDEMEAILGIALEQVKGRVPIYMGIGAIRTSKCIRLARMAVQLGVQGISILQPMFLKLTEEELKTHLVAIAESVSQTPVLLYNNPGRTGYAMSQNLVYWMAHNIPNVVGMKDSSGDLTQTEEFVRRNADVGFKVFCGKDTLIYAGLCVGCVGAVTSTSNFAAALVWSIYEKYIAGDLTGSKEAQFALNPLRLQMDSSSFPVATKDYANLVGRKVGQPMLPNLPSPPIQMEKFAQLLNVEGLM, encoded by the coding sequence ATGATGGATACGAGTTTTATAAAGGGTATTGTACCCCCAATTGTTACTCCCATGACAAAAGATGAGAAACTTGATGAGCAGGCATTTCGAGACCAGATCGAATGGATGATAGAAGGTGGAATCACAGGTCTTTTGGTATTTGGGTCAAATGGTGAGTTCTACATGCTTGAAGAAGATGAGATGGAAGCAATCCTAGGTATTGCGCTTGAGCAAGTAAAGGGAAGAGTCCCTATCTATATGGGCATTGGCGCTATCCGCACCTCCAAGTGTATTCGCTTAGCAAGAATGGCCGTTCAACTAGGGGTCCAGGGGATTTCCATTCTGCAGCCAATGTTCCTCAAACTGACAGAGGAAGAACTTAAAACTCACCTAGTGGCTATAGCTGAAAGTGTCTCTCAAACGCCAGTACTTCTGTACAACAACCCTGGAAGGACTGGTTATGCAATGAGCCAGAATCTTGTTTATTGGATGGCCCACAACATACCAAATGTGGTAGGTATGAAAGATAGTTCAGGCGATTTGACACAGACAGAGGAATTCGTCCGCAGAAATGCAGATGTGGGATTCAAGGTTTTTTGTGGCAAAGACACCCTGATTTATGCAGGTCTTTGTGTGGGTTGTGTCGGTGCTGTCACTTCCACTTCAAACTTTGCCGCAGCGCTTGTGTGGTCCATCTACGAAAAGTATATTGCAGGTGATCTTACGGGATCCAAGGAAGCACAGTTTGCCCTTAATCCACTACGGCTTCAGATGGACTCATCATCCTTTCCCGTGGCAACAAAGGATTATGCAAATTTAGTCGGGAGAAAAGTTGGGCAGCCGATGCTCCCAAACCTTCCATCACCTCCAATACAGAT